A segment of the Asinibacterium sp. OR53 genome:
TCATGTTTTCACTTCGCCGGCCGGTAAATGATGTCAGAAGTATGGAGGCCATTTACTATTTCTACTTTCTGGTAATCTTTCAATCCGGTGGTTACTTTTCGTTTTTCATTTATTCCAACCAAAACCGTTGTGTCATTCAATAGATAGTTCCTGGGGATCACCAGTGCATGCTGCTTTGTTTGGATGATGATATTGGCTTCCATCGTCAGGTTGGGATAAAGAACCGGCGGCTTTGAAATGAAGGACGCTTCTACTGTAAAAGACCTGGAGCGGTCATTCATGATGGGATCAATTTTATTGATCACCGCTTCATATACCTGCCCTTTATAACTGTCCATCGTTAACAGAATTTTTTGACCGGGTTGTATCCGTGCAATATCATATTCATCTATCTGCAATTCTGCATACAGGTCTTTGGCGGCACCGATGATCGCTATGGCAACAAGCGGACTGGCCACTTCCCCTCGTTTTTTTAAAATGCTGTAAACTTTTCCATTCATTTCGCTTCGAATGGTATAGTCGCTTGTTGTGCTTTCACTGATCTGCAGGTTCTTTTTCGATTGAAGCATAGCAAAGTCGAGTTGCTTTTTCAGATCATTATACCTGAAAATAGCTGCATCAAGTGTTGTTTTAGTGCTTTTATAAGCAAGCTCCCTTTGTTCCAGTTCGTTCCTGGTCCCTATCTGGTGCGCCCAAAGATCCTGTTGTCTTTCCATCAGCAGTGAATCGTTTTTCAGTTTATCACGGACCTGGTTTATATTTGTTTTCAGCTCGTTGAGCTTATTGATATTAGAGTTGATATCCGAGAATTGCACATTCAGTTTGGCATTTTCTGTATTCAGTTTTTGAGCTTCGTTTGATAGTAATGCAATAGGATCACCCTTTGATACAGAGTCACCTTCCGTTACAAATACTTTTTGAATAACGCCGGTAACCTTTGCAAAAGCCTGGTATTGATCGCGGCTCTTTACAAAACCGGAAGCATAGACCGATTCAGAGATGTTTTCAGTGGTAGGGTGGGTTGTTTCCATTTTGCTGTTGCAGGCTAAAAGCAATAATACCAGGTTGATATGAACATATTTTTTCATAATTAAAATTAGCCAATAATTATTTCTGTATTATAATGATTTTGATCATGATAGGCGACATTACAACAATACGAAAGGCTATCCTGAAAGTGCTAGCCACTGTAAAAAATATCGTTTGTATCATTTAAAAAAGTAACCGAAATACTTGTTTGGTAACTTTAAAGTTACTTATTTTGGGTAACCTAAAAGTTACTTATTTATGCAAAAAGCGATCACACACAAATGGTTTTATGACCATGTACCCGAGCAGGTATGGGAATACCTGACAAAGTCAGAACTCATGGCCCAATGGCTGATGGAGAACGATTTTCTGCCCAT
Coding sequences within it:
- a CDS encoding efflux RND transporter periplasmic adaptor subunit — translated: MKKYVHINLVLLLLACNSKMETTHPTTENISESVYASGFVKSRDQYQAFAKVTGVIQKVFVTEGDSVSKGDPIALLSNEAQKLNTENAKLNVQFSDINSNINKLNELKTNINQVRDKLKNDSLLMERQQDLWAHQIGTRNELEQRELAYKSTKTTLDAAIFRYNDLKKQLDFAMLQSKKNLQISESTTSDYTIRSEMNGKVYSILKKRGEVASPLVAIAIIGAAKDLYAELQIDEYDIARIQPGQKILLTMDSYKGQVYEAVINKIDPIMNDRSRSFTVEASFISKPPVLYPNLTMEANIIIQTKQHALVIPRNYLLNDTTVLVGINEKRKVTTGLKDYQKVEIVNGLHTSDIIYRPAK